A single genomic interval of Candidatus Thermodiscus eudorianus harbors:
- a CDS encoding CDP-2,3-bis-(O-geranylgeranyl)-sn-glycerol synthase, which translates to MAVRKRLEELAPTLLVYLEVTSVLLIATAMYYFVSSYGPRSFIFYLMVFLPAMTANGSAVLAPRVKAFVSDSKAGLHPIDGGLVWRGKRLLGDGKTWEGLLVGALAGIIVAAILSVLCYLEYSASIAMVLFSSGVYSSIAALVGDIVGSFVKRRLGLERGAPAPLMDQADFYVFASIAVYLVGVELSLEPLVWFFFIVYGMHVLTNCIAYRMGLKRECP; encoded by the coding sequence ATGGCTGTGAGGAAGAGGCTGGAGGAGCTTGCGCCGACCCTCTTGGTCTACCTAGAGGTCACCTCGGTCCTCCTCATAGCCACAGCCATGTACTACTTCGTGTCTAGCTATGGCCCCCGCTCTTTCATCTTCTATCTGATGGTGTTTCTCCCGGCGATGACTGCTAATGGATCCGCTGTGTTGGCTCCCAGGGTAAAGGCGTTCGTCTCGGACAGTAAAGCGGGGCTACACCCCATTGATGGCGGACTTGTGTGGCGGGGCAAGCGCTTGTTGGGTGATGGGAAGACGTGGGAGGGCCTGCTTGTCGGCGCCCTAGCCGGGATCATCGTAGCGGCTATCCTATCAGTCCTCTGCTACCTAGAATACTCCGCTAGCATTGCCATGGTCTTGTTTAGTTCTGGCGTTTATTCGAGTATAGCTGCCCTCGTAGGGGATATAGTTGGTAGCTTTGTGAAGAGGAGGCTGGGCCTCGAACGCGGAGCGCCGGCCCCTCTAATGGACCAGGCCGACTTCTACGTCTTCGCATCTATAGCCGTGTATCTCGTGGGGGTGGAGTTGTCTTTGGAGCCGCTGGTATGGTTCTTCTTCATCGTGTACGGCATGCATGTCCTTACAAACTGCATAGCCTATAGAATGGGGTTAAAGCGAGAGTGTCCCTAG
- a CDS encoding 50S ribosomal protein L44e, whose translation MKFPKKIRTYCPRCKTHTVHTVAVYKHGKRRSIAEGQRRYERKQEGYGSKRRPEQKRYAKVTKKVVLKITCTECGYKRHILGIRLKRIELVEKAV comes from the coding sequence GTGAAGTTTCCAAAGAAGATAAGGACGTACTGCCCACGGTGTAAGACGCACACAGTCCACACGGTGGCAGTTTACAAACACGGTAAGAGGAGGTCCATCGCCGAGGGCCAGAGGAGGTATGAGAGGAAACAAGAGGGATACGGCTCTAAGAGGAGGCCGGAGCAGAAGAGGTATGCAAAGGTCACCAAGAAGGTAGTCCTCAAGATAACATGCACCGAGTGCGGCTATAAGAGACACATACTAGGCATCAGGCTGAAGAGGATAGAACTGGTCGAGAAGGCTGTGTGA
- a CDS encoding translation initiation factor IF-2 subunit alpha, which produces MVTTLKPRRPLPGVGELVVGTVEEVYDFGAYLSLDEYGGMRAFLPWSEVATRAVRKIDRVVQPGRKVVVKVIRVYKARGQVDVSLKRVMEGERRRKMIEYKRKLKAVSIIELVAKDLGKSLDDAYREVIWKLEDAYGDVMTGLERAVIYGEEVLAEAGIPEEWIAPLLEAARTHIRIKQVKISGVFTLRSLAPDGVERIKKVLLKARDSARVEGEEVKVRIYTIGAPRYRMDLQSHDYKVLEKALQASLKKAEKEASKLNVEFAFERLKE; this is translated from the coding sequence ATGGTTACGACTCTAAAGCCAAGGCGTCCACTGCCTGGGGTCGGGGAGCTTGTGGTAGGCACGGTCGAAGAGGTATACGATTTCGGAGCCTATCTATCCCTGGACGAGTATGGAGGTATGAGAGCGTTCCTTCCGTGGAGCGAGGTCGCGACTAGGGCCGTGAGAAAGATAGACAGGGTAGTCCAGCCCGGGAGAAAGGTTGTAGTTAAAGTTATACGCGTCTATAAGGCCAGAGGCCAGGTCGACGTCAGCCTAAAGAGGGTGATGGAGGGCGAGCGCAGAAGGAAGATGATAGAATACAAGAGGAAGCTGAAAGCAGTATCGATAATAGAACTCGTAGCCAAGGATCTCGGCAAGAGCCTCGATGACGCCTATAGAGAAGTAATCTGGAAGCTGGAAGACGCCTACGGCGACGTCATGACCGGACTCGAAAGAGCCGTGATATACGGCGAGGAGGTGCTGGCAGAGGCAGGGATACCAGAGGAGTGGATCGCCCCCCTCCTAGAGGCCGCCAGGACCCACATAAGGATCAAGCAGGTCAAGATATCCGGGGTATTCACCCTGAGATCGCTAGCTCCAGACGGAGTTGAGAGGATAAAGAAGGTGCTCCTCAAAGCCAGGGATTCTGCTAGGGTCGAGGGGGAAGAGGTTAAAGTCAGGATCTACACTATCGGAGCCCCCCGCTACAGGATGGACCTACAAAGCCATGACTATAAGGTGCTAGAGAAGGCGCTCCAGGCCAGTCTAAAGAAGGCCGAGAAGGAAGCTTCAAAGCTCAACGTCGAATTCGCCTTTGAAAGGCTAAAAGAATAG
- a CDS encoding 30S ribosomal protein S27e, translated as MKPVSAVEFGGRRRKILVPQPRSRFLLVTCPQCGQRQVVFSHATFPARCLSCGALLVRPTGGKAKILGKIERVLG; from the coding sequence GTGAAGCCGGTGTCGGCCGTCGAGTTCGGTGGAAGGAGAAGGAAGATACTTGTGCCGCAGCCCAGGAGCAGGTTCCTCCTAGTCACCTGCCCCCAGTGCGGGCAGAGACAAGTGGTATTCAGCCACGCGACTTTCCCGGCTAGATGCCTTTCCTGTGGAGCACTACTAGTCCGGCCGACTGGCGGTAAGGCCAAGATACTCGGGAAGATCGAGAGGGTCCTCGGCTAG
- a CDS encoding RNA-protein complex protein Nop10, with protein MKWLLRRCTLCGRYTLRRDKCPVCGGPVRVPHPPRFSPDDRFIKYRYLMKKQAGMIPE; from the coding sequence TTGAAGTGGCTGCTCAGACGTTGCACCCTCTGCGGCAGATACACCTTGAGGAGAGACAAGTGCCCGGTGTGCGGTGGACCCGTTAGAGTCCCCCACCCGCCCAGGTTCTCGCCCGACGACAGGTTCATCAAGTACAGGTATCTTATGAAGAAGCAGGCGGGGATGATTCCGGAGTAG
- a CDS encoding ATP-binding protein, with product MNPPPLISRSVGRKKLFLVYGESATGKTHMAYEIYNYAASQGLNPVFIATEPGTATFLSAVGGEFIRVLSLDELARQITYHASMKRYIVVDSVNWHYREAPGPSGGRILAYISALLREAGGFATAQVSGGEGGPSGAPYIMPWAGTVGVTRRGDGIFLVELLKPVKRLLGFRIRGTSLEWL from the coding sequence TTGAATCCTCCTCCACTAATATCCCGTAGCGTAGGGAGGAAGAAGCTCTTCCTAGTGTATGGCGAGTCCGCTACTGGCAAGACCCATATGGCCTACGAGATCTACAATTACGCGGCTAGCCAGGGTCTAAACCCGGTGTTTATAGCCACCGAACCTGGTACGGCCACCTTCTTGTCGGCCGTCGGCGGAGAGTTTATACGAGTCCTTAGCCTGGATGAGCTGGCACGTCAAATCACCTACCATGCATCCATGAAGCGCTACATCGTGGTGGATAGTGTAAACTGGCATTATAGGGAGGCTCCAGGACCTAGTGGAGGGAGGATACTGGCATACATCTCAGCGCTCCTACGCGAGGCTGGCGGGTTCGCTACAGCTCAAGTTTCAGGAGGGGAGGGAGGGCCCAGTGGAGCCCCCTACATTATGCCCTGGGCTGGTACAGTGGGTGTAACTAGGAGGGGAGACGGTATATTCCTGGTGGAGTTACTGAAGCCGGTGAAGCGGTTGTTGGGGTTCCGGATAAGGGGGACTAGCCTGGAATGGCTGTGA